The following proteins come from a genomic window of Candidatus Leptovillus gracilis:
- a CDS encoding LCP family protein gives MANFSNTSRFNWAWRPALFLLLLLLIAALPACAAAGQPTATPTSASLAVVQRPSTTPTASPSPEPSHTPEAASDTAVPPDATSAAPPATATRQPTATRQPTASPTSRPQLDPTLDATVAVGFLREGEPTPSTPIPTAVPTFEVPRGTTNILLLGSDNPISDKTSGRTDTLIIVTINPNGPTASMISLPRDLYVYIPGYTMNRINTALARGEEVDYAGGGIGLLKQTILYNFGIPIHYYAQVDFQGFQDIVDAMGGVDLAVSCERTDWRLISPELDPFDEENWEVFTLPVGVHHMDGDLALWYARSRLLDPMADWGRNRRQQQLLRAMFNQGLELNLIAELPTLWSTYKNTVETDLDLGRLLQLATLAPAVRQNGIQNLYLAGKTQSWVTPGGGAVQLPVWEGQGMMRDTLQRLFRPPDLNRATRPPIYVEIINATDNPDMAVLAADNLAWHGFLPVVGPAEPQPGATTQLSYYKPNFKESYDWLISWIFNQPRANIELVSDDSYPYDYRVVIGDNYNPCRPQLYTPAAFGP, from the coding sequence ATGGCAAATTTCAGCAACACTTCCCGGTTCAATTGGGCCTGGCGACCGGCGCTTTTTCTGCTGCTCCTCTTGCTGATCGCCGCCCTGCCCGCCTGCGCCGCGGCTGGTCAACCGACCGCCACACCAACCTCCGCCTCGTTGGCGGTGGTGCAACGGCCGTCCACCACCCCCACCGCTTCCCCATCACCAGAACCCAGCCACACGCCAGAAGCCGCGTCGGATACGGCCGTTCCCCCAGACGCCACCTCCGCTGCACCCCCGGCTACGGCAACTCGCCAACCTACCGCCACCCGCCAACCCACCGCCTCGCCTACCAGCCGGCCACAGCTAGACCCCACCCTGGACGCCACCGTCGCCGTTGGCTTCCTGCGTGAAGGCGAACCCACACCCAGCACACCCATCCCAACGGCCGTGCCCACCTTCGAGGTCCCCCGCGGCACCACCAACATCCTCCTCCTCGGCTCCGACAACCCCATCAGCGACAAGACCAGCGGCCGCACCGATACCCTCATCATCGTCACCATCAACCCCAATGGCCCCACCGCCTCGATGATCTCCCTGCCCCGTGACCTCTACGTCTACATCCCCGGCTACACCATGAACCGCATCAACACCGCCCTGGCGCGCGGCGAAGAAGTTGATTACGCGGGCGGCGGCATCGGCCTGCTCAAACAAACCATCCTCTACAACTTCGGCATCCCCATCCACTACTACGCCCAGGTAGACTTCCAGGGCTTCCAGGACATCGTAGACGCCATGGGCGGCGTAGACCTGGCCGTCAGCTGCGAGCGCACCGACTGGCGGCTCATCTCGCCCGAACTCGACCCCTTCGACGAAGAGAACTGGGAAGTCTTCACCCTGCCGGTTGGCGTCCACCACATGGATGGCGACCTGGCCCTCTGGTATGCCCGCTCGCGCCTGCTAGACCCCATGGCCGACTGGGGGCGCAATCGCCGCCAACAGCAGCTCCTGCGCGCCATGTTCAACCAGGGCCTCGAACTCAACCTCATCGCCGAACTGCCTACCCTCTGGTCCACCTACAAAAACACCGTCGAAACAGACCTGGACCTGGGACGACTGCTGCAATTAGCCACCCTGGCCCCGGCCGTGCGCCAAAACGGCATCCAAAACCTCTATCTGGCCGGCAAAACCCAATCCTGGGTCACGCCCGGCGGCGGCGCCGTGCAGCTGCCCGTCTGGGAAGGGCAGGGCATGATGCGCGACACCCTCCAGCGCCTCTTCCGCCCGCCAGACCTCAACCGGGCCACCCGACCGCCCATCTACGTGGAGATCATCAACGCCACCGACAACCCAGACATGGCCGTCCTGGCCGCCGACAATCTGGCCTGGCATGGTTTCCTCCCCGTCGTCGGTCCGGCCGAACCTCAACCCGGCGCGACTACCCAACTCAGCTACTACAAACCCAACTTCAAAGAATCCTACGACTGGTTGATCAGTTGGATTTTTAATCAGCCACGCGCCAATATTGAACTTGTCAGCGATGACAGTTACCCGTATGATTACCGCGTCGTCATCGGCGACAATTACAATCCCTGCCGACCACAACTTTATACGCCCGCAGCCTTTGGGCCATAA
- a CDS encoding metalloenzyme domain-containing protein produces MTQLADKHVLIFFLDGVGLGAADAAVNPFVTAVLPYLTTLFGPDWYLAGPGETILTNKASLIPTDANLGRPGRPQSATGQAAILTGRNVPQLIGEHYGPKPNTAVAAIIHQGTLFHEVVQAGGQAALLTPYPPGFFADVDSGRRLLSAVPLAAVSAGLPLMTADDLVHGRAISPDFTAQGWRDHLGYPDVPLLSLAQAGARLAALAQTRHFSFFEHWPTDVRGHRGTLAEAVAHLEMVDAVLGSLLDAWDEEHGLLIVTSDHGNIEDKSSRSHTRNPALTILAGAGQAELAGRIHDLTDVATAVRVTLGLPLK; encoded by the coding sequence ATGACGCAACTGGCCGATAAGCATGTACTCATCTTCTTTTTGGATGGGGTGGGATTGGGCGCCGCAGACGCGGCGGTGAATCCGTTTGTCACGGCCGTTCTCCCCTACCTCACCACCCTCTTTGGCCCAGACTGGTACCTGGCCGGTCCAGGCGAGACCATCCTCACCAACAAGGCCAGTCTGATTCCCACAGACGCCAATCTGGGGCGGCCTGGCCGACCGCAAAGCGCCACCGGCCAGGCCGCCATCCTTACCGGGCGCAACGTGCCGCAGCTAATCGGCGAACATTATGGTCCCAAACCCAATACGGCCGTTGCCGCCATCATCCACCAGGGCACACTATTCCACGAAGTGGTGCAGGCCGGGGGCCAGGCCGCCCTGCTGACTCCCTACCCGCCTGGCTTTTTTGCCGACGTAGACAGCGGTCGGCGGCTGCTGTCGGCTGTGCCGCTGGCGGCCGTTAGCGCCGGGCTGCCCTTAATGACGGCCGACGATCTGGTACACGGCCGGGCCATCAGCCCTGATTTTACCGCTCAGGGTTGGCGTGACCACCTGGGCTACCCCGACGTGCCTTTGTTGAGCCTGGCGCAGGCTGGGGCGCGGCTGGCCGCCCTGGCCCAAACGCGCCACTTTAGTTTTTTCGAGCATTGGCCCACCGATGTGCGCGGGCATCGCGGCACGTTGGCCGAGGCGGTGGCCCACCTGGAGATGGTAGACGCCGTGTTGGGCAGCCTGCTAGACGCCTGGGACGAGGAACACGGGCTGCTCATCGTCACCAGCGACCACGGCAACATCGAAGACAAAAGCAGCCGCAGCCACACGCGCAACCCGGCGCTGACGATTTTGGCCGGGGCGGGGCAGGCGGAATTGGCCGGCCGCATTCATGACCTGACAGATGTGGCAACGGCCGTTCGCGTTACGTTGGGTTTACCGCTAAAATAG
- the arfB gene encoding aminoacyl-tRNA hydrolase, protein MDENLLIINERLSIPAAELQFRFSTSSGPGGQHVNRSETRVTLLFDVAQSPSLDDATRARLLTRLAQRLDKDGVLPIHVQDTRSQHQNREIAIGRLQLLLADALKEPKRRRVTKPHRAAVEKRLAEKKQRSQVKKERGQQWE, encoded by the coding sequence ATGGACGAAAACCTGCTCATCATCAACGAGCGTTTAAGTATTCCGGCGGCCGAGCTGCAATTTCGTTTTTCCACCAGCAGCGGGCCAGGCGGCCAGCATGTCAACCGTTCCGAAACGCGGGTGACGCTGCTGTTCGACGTCGCCCAATCCCCCAGCCTGGACGACGCCACCCGCGCCCGCCTGCTCACCCGGTTAGCCCAGCGCCTCGATAAAGATGGCGTGCTGCCAATTCACGTCCAGGACACCCGCAGCCAGCATCAAAACCGGGAGATTGCTATCGGCCGTCTGCAACTGCTGCTGGCTGACGCCCTCAAAGAGCCAAAACGCCGCCGCGTCACCAAACCCCATCGCGCCGCCGTCGAAAAACGCCTCGCCGAGAAAAAGCAGCGCAGCCAGGTCAAAAAAGAACGCGGCCAACAATGGGAATGA
- a CDS encoding DUF983 domain-containing protein produces MNETCPHCGIQFEREQGYWMMSVFVGYVIYFVVLGPLSFFLYWQKLPPMTLFALLGTLAVLLAVPVFIYARVIWLHIDELLDPR; encoded by the coding sequence ATGAACGAGACTTGCCCCCACTGCGGCATTCAGTTCGAGCGGGAGCAAGGGTATTGGATGATGTCTGTGTTTGTCGGCTATGTGATCTATTTTGTGGTGCTGGGGCCGTTGAGCTTTTTTCTTTATTGGCAGAAATTGCCACCCATGACCCTGTTTGCCTTGCTGGGCACGCTGGCCGTGCTGTTGGCCGTCCCCGTTTTTATTTATGCGCGGGTCATCTGGCTGCACATAGACGAACTGCTAGACCCGCGCTGA
- a CDS encoding glycosyltransferase family 4 protein, with protein sequence MRVLILTPGYPPLPGGGERYVQALAAHLAQQAVDVTVVTSHAARERDLWRGEDGAVAHSLEGNVTVIRCPIRPFPGGWNGLLAYRKLMVLLSLLPGDQSILLQRMARAIPPIRRLPETLAALPGAFDLVHGFNISWEQAMLTGWRYARQQGIPFAATPFMHFGAGADRVARNSTMDHQLAMLRTAGRVLVLTGLEQDGLCAVGVPAKNIVVIGGGVDAPPAVQAAADLPAGPYVIFVGRASHDKGAIHAAQAVLALRGQGTTVNLIMVGQSTPEFDHFYHHLSPEQQMGIRPLGILDDGQKHGLLQHAACLVLPSRIDSFGMVLLEAWAHGVPVIGAQAGGIPAVIDDEQNGLLVPFGDVPALTKALSRLLTDPPLRQRLGACGRDKIQQMYNWEATAVRVLTQYRCLLQET encoded by the coding sequence ATGCGCGTACTCATCCTGACCCCTGGCTACCCGCCCCTGCCCGGCGGCGGCGAGCGGTATGTCCAGGCGCTGGCCGCCCACCTGGCGCAGCAGGCGGTAGACGTGACGGTCGTCACCAGCCACGCCGCCCGTGAACGCGACTTGTGGCGCGGCGAAGACGGGGCGGTCGCCCACAGCCTGGAAGGTAACGTGACGGTCATCCGCTGCCCGATACGGCCGTTTCCCGGCGGTTGGAATGGACTGCTGGCCTACCGCAAGCTCATGGTGCTGCTCAGTTTGCTGCCCGGCGACCAATCCATCTTGTTGCAGCGCATGGCGCGGGCCATCCCCCCCATTCGCCGCCTGCCGGAAACGTTAGCGGCGCTGCCCGGCGCGTTTGACCTGGTGCATGGCTTCAACATTTCCTGGGAACAAGCCATGCTAACCGGCTGGCGGTACGCCCGGCAGCAGGGCATCCCCTTTGCCGCCACCCCCTTCATGCACTTTGGCGCGGGCGCTGACCGCGTGGCGCGCAATTCAACAATGGACCATCAACTGGCGATGCTGCGCACGGCCGGCCGCGTGCTGGTCTTAACCGGACTGGAGCAGGATGGCCTATGCGCCGTCGGTGTTCCGGCCAAAAACATCGTGGTGATCGGCGGCGGGGTGGATGCCCCGCCGGCTGTGCAAGCCGCCGCCGACCTTCCCGCCGGACCATATGTCATCTTTGTCGGACGGGCCAGCCACGACAAGGGGGCTATTCACGCCGCCCAGGCGGTGTTGGCGCTGCGCGGGCAGGGAACAACCGTTAACCTCATCATGGTCGGCCAGTCCACGCCAGAGTTTGACCACTTTTACCACCACCTGAGTCCAGAGCAGCAGATGGGCATACGGCCGTTGGGCATCCTCGACGACGGCCAAAAACATGGCCTGCTGCAGCACGCTGCCTGCCTGGTGCTGCCCTCGCGCATAGACTCTTTTGGCATGGTGCTGCTGGAGGCCTGGGCGCACGGCGTGCCGGTGATTGGCGCCCAGGCGGGCGGCATTCCGGCCGTGATAGACGATGAACAAAACGGGCTGCTGGTCCCTTTCGGCGACGTGCCCGCTTTAACAAAAGCCCTGAGCCGCCTGCTGACCGATCCGCCATTGCGGCAGCGATTGGGCGCGTGTGGCCGAGACAAAATCCAGCAGATGTATAACTGGGAGGCGACGGCCGTGCGCGTGTTGACCCAATATCGCTGTCTGCTCCAGGAAACCTGA
- a CDS encoding flavin reductase family protein — MSITSEQYRNALRHFPAGVTIVTIKAPGHNTPHGLTVSAFASISPEPPIIMVAIDHRTLGREMLQIEGAVFAVNILPQDKTELSNRFAWIKDEDRFAEGNWGTAVTGAPVLQDALAWLDCTINNRYEAGTHTIYLGLVQASSTPRLDEAPLIYWNRGYRRLALENPGD; from the coding sequence ATGAGTATTACATCTGAGCAATATCGCAATGCGCTGCGCCATTTTCCGGCCGGCGTCACCATTGTCACCATCAAAGCACCGGGCCACAATACGCCGCACGGCCTGACGGTTTCGGCCTTTGCCTCCATTTCGCCGGAGCCGCCGATTATCATGGTGGCGATTGATCATCGCACCCTGGGGCGGGAAATGTTGCAAATTGAGGGCGCGGTGTTTGCCGTTAACATCTTGCCGCAGGATAAAACCGAGCTGTCTAATCGGTTTGCCTGGATTAAGGATGAGGATCGGTTTGCCGAGGGGAATTGGGGCACGGCCGTTACCGGCGCACCAGTTTTGCAAGATGCCTTAGCCTGGCTAGACTGCACCATCAACAACCGCTATGAAGCGGGAACCCACACCATCTACCTGGGTCTGGTCCAGGCCAGCAGTACCCCCCGCCTGGATGAGGCGCCATTGATCTATTGGAACCGGGGCTATCGCCGCCTGGCTTTAGAAAATCCAGGCGATTAG
- a CDS encoding ABC transporter permease, producing the protein MTTKSKEQTIYFYDADSRWNWRTRLDELIRYRYLLQSLVVRNVKARYKDSVLGILWSLLNPLGLMLVFTILFSVLSGDAAPRQYPVFILVGLIPWRFFSGSLMSGSVAITGNSALVKKVYFPRELLPITSVLTELVNFLIGFIILIVFLYISGLGLTIYALWVPFILLTQITFSLGLSFLFGAINVFYRDVLMVLDVVLQAWFFLTPVFYSFDTLFGSSSTLWGITFNPTQVMRWLNPMASIIDGYRTVLWGTISSEGAVSMNPTFLLRTFIQSVIILVFSYFIFVRSEHLFGEKL; encoded by the coding sequence ATGACAACCAAGAGCAAAGAACAAACCATCTATTTCTACGATGCGGATAGTCGCTGGAATTGGCGTACCCGGCTGGACGAATTAATCCGTTATCGCTACCTGCTGCAAAGCCTGGTAGTCCGTAATGTCAAAGCCCGCTACAAAGACTCAGTTCTGGGCATCTTGTGGAGCCTGCTCAACCCCCTGGGGCTGATGTTGGTCTTCACCATCCTCTTTTCCGTCCTCAGCGGCGACGCCGCGCCGCGCCAATATCCCGTTTTTATCCTGGTAGGGCTGATTCCCTGGCGCTTCTTTTCCGGCTCGCTCATGAGCGGCAGCGTCGCCATTACCGGCAACAGCGCCCTGGTGAAAAAGGTGTATTTCCCCCGCGAACTACTGCCCATCACCTCGGTACTCACCGAGTTGGTCAATTTCCTCATCGGCTTCATCATCCTTATCGTTTTTCTGTATATTTCGGGCCTCGGGCTGACTATTTACGCGCTGTGGGTTCCATTCATTTTGCTGACGCAAATCACATTTTCCCTGGGCTTAAGCTTTCTGTTTGGCGCTATCAACGTTTTTTATCGGGACGTTCTGATGGTGCTGGATGTGGTGTTACAGGCGTGGTTTTTCCTGACACCGGTCTTTTATTCCTTTGATACCCTATTTGGCAGTTCCAGCACCCTCTGGGGCATTACCTTCAACCCCACCCAGGTGATGCGCTGGCTCAATCCGATGGCTTCTATTATAGATGGCTACCGCACGGTGCTGTGGGGAACCATCAGCAGCGAGGGCGCTGTGAGTATGAACCCTACGTTTCTGCTGCGCACATTTATCCAGTCTGTCATAATACTTGTCTTTAGTTACTTCATCTTTGTGCGTTCAGAACACTTGTTTGGCGAAAAGTTGTGA
- a CDS encoding glycosyltransferase family 4 protein, translating into MRLLHVLHQYLPDHVGGTELYTHWLTNALQQQGQHQIAIFHRRSAPGAGLTRREEAGIGIWSAWHEPFTPVNRFTATFADASLADNFRRVLDATQPDLVHIQHLMGLPAQFCHELRRRRIPYVVTLWDFWWVCANAQLLTNDTEEICDGPRAYLNCARCALARSNRPQFAPARPLLALPLALRALRLRGVLAGAARLIAPANFVRDWYTAHGVPAEKLAVIPPGLEYPPDLRRRRGVEEGEQRPLRIGYIGGLSRQKGVHVLVEAFQGMAADAELWIAGDPQFDPAYTAHLQTLATPQVRFLGRLDRAAIWQMLAQLDLVVVTSVWYETFCFVVSEAFAAGVPVIATDLGVLAERVRPGVDGLLVPPGDVAALRAALQQMHREPERLADLRRGIQPVPTMADHAEVIRQTYVASI; encoded by the coding sequence ATGCGCCTTCTCCACGTTTTGCACCAATACCTGCCAGACCATGTTGGCGGTACGGAACTGTATACCCACTGGCTGACCAACGCCCTGCAACAGCAGGGGCAGCATCAGATCGCCATTTTTCATCGCCGCAGCGCCCCCGGCGCAGGACTAACACGCCGCGAAGAGGCGGGTATCGGCATTTGGTCGGCCTGGCATGAACCCTTTACCCCGGTAAACCGTTTCACGGCCACCTTCGCCGATGCGTCGCTGGCCGACAACTTTCGGCGCGTCTTGGACGCGACCCAACCCGACCTGGTACACATCCAACACCTCATGGGGCTGCCGGCGCAATTCTGCCATGAATTGCGGCGGCGGCGCATCCCGTATGTGGTGACATTGTGGGATTTTTGGTGGGTGTGCGCCAACGCCCAACTGCTCACCAACGACACAGAGGAGATTTGCGACGGGCCGCGCGCTTATCTGAACTGTGCCCGCTGTGCCCTGGCACGGAGCAATCGGCCGCAGTTTGCCCCGGCGCGGCCGTTGTTGGCGCTGCCATTGGCGCTGCGGGCGCTGCGGCTGCGTGGTGTGCTGGCCGGGGCAGCGCGCCTGATCGCTCCGGCCAATTTTGTACGCGACTGGTATACGGCGCATGGTGTGCCGGCTGAAAAGCTGGCGGTGATTCCGCCTGGCCTGGAATACCCGCCAGATTTGCGGCGGCGGCGAGGCGTGGAAGAGGGGGAACAACGGCCGTTGCGCATCGGCTACATCGGCGGTTTATCGCGGCAAAAGGGGGTTCACGTTCTCGTCGAAGCGTTCCAGGGCATGGCTGCCGACGCCGAACTGTGGATTGCCGGTGACCCCCAGTTTGATCCCGCCTATACCGCCCACCTGCAAACCCTGGCGACGCCGCAAGTGCGCTTCTTGGGCCGGTTGGACCGGGCGGCCATCTGGCAGATGCTCGCACAACTCGACCTGGTCGTGGTGACCAGTGTGTGGTATGAGACATTTTGTTTTGTGGTCTCGGAGGCGTTTGCCGCCGGCGTGCCGGTGATTGCCACCGACCTGGGCGTGCTGGCCGAGCGGGTGCGCCCCGGCGTGGATGGCTTGCTGGTTCCGCCCGGCGATGTGGCCGCCCTGCGCGCCGCGCTGCAGCAGATGCATCGGGAACCGGAGCGTCTGGCCGACCTGCGGCGCGGCATTCAACCAGTTCCCACGATGGCCGACCATGCCGAAGTCATCCGCCAGACGTATGTGGCGTCTATCTGA
- a CDS encoding glycosyltransferase gives MPSHHWLAQLARLFQDPALAGTGGKVYMIQPHNPFVHHHLGIASGLAEQVDSRASWLDDQPPPGNGYQWVARMMGTNMAYRRRDLLEIGGFDEFFQWVYDDSDVALQLVNAGKLVHPVRQSVVYHAPASSRNRQVNTAVGNWWIQTKAAVYFTVKHGQQGGNTWRDVALRSLHLWHGHLLWYSHLRRAGKITAGLHWQMRAQEMRGAFSGAYHGWRQSRRPANPPSQELMSGTHTPIQPFQQTGSVYQATVDPISGRRPSITLPDPPLRLCLLSMAYPPDQYEGVGRLTNLMAQGLFEIGHTVHVITHGEKDTTAFYDGAYVHHTPYQRTRYERYRFFPRLHNVLNYSHAVYDKVRQLRLNDGIQLVDSPLWQIDGLVTAVSREIPVVVRLVTAAKQIADLQSERDTDARLLGEMEQSLIQHATHLLPNTQATFDAARSVYNVAAAPDEYTIVPYGIVPAPEEAVRPFDPDTPPETLTVLYVGRLEKRKGIADLFAAIPQVLDQIPHTRFVIVGADNSHQDGFQKKQGCDYVTYFARAYPQYQSRVTFTGAVSDADLNSQYQQCDLFVAPSLYESFGLIYLEAMNYAKPVIGCRAGGIPEVVADGITGLLVDPEAPTQLAAAILRLLRSPTLLREMGLAGRQQLLETFTHVAMARRFAAVYRQVIAAQKQSSGSAGVSPAGADGTLPP, from the coding sequence GTGCCCAGCCACCATTGGCTGGCCCAGTTGGCCCGCCTGTTTCAGGACCCGGCGCTGGCCGGGACCGGCGGCAAGGTGTATATGATCCAGCCGCACAACCCGTTTGTGCATCACCATCTGGGCATTGCCTCTGGTCTGGCAGAGCAGGTAGACAGCCGCGCTTCCTGGCTGGACGACCAGCCGCCGCCTGGTAACGGCTATCAGTGGGTGGCGCGCATGATGGGGACCAACATGGCCTACCGCCGCCGCGACCTGCTGGAAATTGGCGGTTTCGACGAGTTTTTCCAGTGGGTCTATGATGATTCAGACGTAGCCTTACAGTTGGTTAATGCCGGAAAGCTGGTTCACCCGGTGCGCCAAAGCGTGGTTTACCATGCGCCGGCCTCCAGCCGCAACCGGCAGGTGAACACGGCCGTTGGCAATTGGTGGATTCAGACCAAAGCGGCCGTTTACTTCACCGTCAAGCATGGTCAGCAGGGTGGCAACACCTGGCGCGATGTAGCCCTGCGCAGCCTGCACCTGTGGCACGGCCACCTGCTCTGGTACAGCCACCTGCGCCGCGCCGGCAAAATCACCGCCGGGCTGCATTGGCAAATGCGCGCCCAGGAGATGCGCGGCGCGTTCAGCGGCGCTTATCATGGCTGGCGGCAGAGTCGCCGCCCGGCCAATCCCCCTTCGCAGGAACTTATGTCTGGCACACACACCCCTATCCAACCCTTTCAACAGACCGGCTCCGTTTACCAAGCGACCGTAGATCCTATCAGCGGGCGACGGCCGTCCATCACCCTGCCCGACCCGCCCCTGCGCCTCTGCTTGCTCAGCATGGCCTACCCACCCGACCAATACGAAGGCGTTGGGCGGCTGACCAATCTCATGGCCCAGGGCTTGTTTGAAATCGGCCACACAGTCCACGTGATTACGCACGGCGAGAAAGATACCACTGCTTTTTACGATGGCGCTTATGTCCATCACACCCCCTACCAGCGGACGCGCTACGAACGTTACCGCTTCTTTCCGCGTCTGCACAACGTCCTCAATTACAGCCATGCCGTGTACGACAAAGTGCGCCAACTGCGGTTGAATGATGGCATCCAACTGGTGGATTCGCCCCTATGGCAGATAGATGGGTTGGTAACGGCCGTCTCCCGTGAAATCCCCGTCGTCGTCCGCCTGGTCACAGCCGCCAAACAGATCGCCGATCTACAAAGCGAACGCGACACCGACGCGCGACTGTTGGGCGAAATGGAACAAAGCCTCATCCAACACGCCACCCATCTTCTACCCAACACCCAGGCCACCTTCGACGCCGCCCGCAGCGTCTACAACGTCGCCGCCGCACCCGACGAATATACCATCGTGCCTTACGGCATTGTGCCGGCCCCAGAAGAAGCGGTGCGCCCCTTCGACCCGGACACCCCACCAGAGACGCTGACAGTGCTTTACGTCGGGCGGTTGGAAAAGCGCAAAGGCATCGCCGACCTTTTCGCCGCCATCCCCCAGGTGCTGGACCAGATTCCCCACACCCGCTTTGTCATCGTCGGCGCAGATAACAGCCACCAGGATGGCTTTCAGAAGAAACAGGGTTGTGATTATGTCACTTATTTCGCCCGCGCCTATCCGCAGTACCAGAGCCGCGTCACCTTCACCGGGGCTGTCAGCGATGCCGACCTCAACAGCCAATATCAGCAGTGCGACCTGTTTGTGGCCCCGTCGCTGTATGAATCGTTTGGCCTCATTTACCTGGAGGCGATGAATTACGCCAAGCCGGTCATCGGCTGCCGCGCTGGGGGCATCCCCGAAGTGGTCGCAGATGGCATAACCGGACTGCTGGTAGACCCGGAAGCGCCAACTCAACTGGCGGCAGCCATCCTGCGCCTGCTGCGCTCTCCTACGCTGCTGCGCGAGATGGGGCTGGCCGGCCGCCAGCAGCTTTTAGAGACCTTTACCCACGTGGCGATGGCCCGGCGCTTCGCCGCCGTCTACCGCCAGGTGATTGCCGCGCAAAAGCAAAGCTCTGGGAGCGCAGGCGTCTCGCCTGCCGGGGCGGACGGGACGCTCCCTCCCTAA
- a CDS encoding MFS transporter: MNDRREIRGWMMYDWANSAFSTTVGTALLGPYIASLAESSQTPLAFFGTLIEPAAIYPASVSLSVILQVLFLPLLGTIADYTNLKKRLLLLFAYIGAAATMLLFLVHADMPVLGTNGAVLLGSLLFITANLSFGAAIVFYNAYLPDIASPDKRDEVSSRGWAMGYLGGGLLLLLNLILLQVMDDLALAVRISLASAGLWWLVFTYLFPQKRLIRREAARRLPAGTNMLRHGVQQVWQTLREMWHTYPMTLRYLVAYLIYNDGIQTVIVVSSTFAAIELGMASDSLLLLVLMIQFVAFGGALLFGWLATRIGAKRSIMLSLFIWSGIVIYAYALVYTETQLFVAGVVIAIVLGGSQALSRSLFSQMIPAEKEAQYFGFYEISERGTSWIGPLAFAAAVQITGSQRIAIVLLIVFFVVGLILLSGVNVRKAMLDSGNDPAGVVL; encoded by the coding sequence ATGAATGATCGCCGCGAAATCCGGGGTTGGATGATGTACGATTGGGCCAACTCCGCCTTTTCAACAACGGTTGGTACGGCGCTGCTCGGTCCCTACATCGCCTCACTAGCCGAATCCAGCCAGACGCCCCTCGCGTTCTTTGGCACACTGATCGAACCGGCCGCCATTTATCCGGCCAGCGTCTCCCTCTCCGTTATCTTACAAGTTCTTTTCCTCCCCCTGTTGGGAACCATCGCCGATTACACCAATCTCAAGAAACGGCTGCTGCTGCTGTTTGCCTACATCGGCGCGGCGGCGACCATGCTGCTCTTTTTGGTACACGCCGATATGCCGGTTTTAGGGACCAATGGCGCAGTGCTGTTGGGCAGCCTGCTCTTCATCACGGCCAACCTCTCCTTTGGCGCAGCGATCGTCTTCTACAACGCCTATCTACCCGACATTGCTTCGCCGGACAAGCGCGACGAAGTGAGTTCACGCGGGTGGGCGATGGGCTATTTGGGCGGCGGTTTACTGCTGCTGCTGAACCTGATTCTGCTGCAGGTGATGGATGATCTGGCCCTGGCCGTGCGCATCAGTCTGGCCAGCGCCGGTTTGTGGTGGTTGGTGTTTACCTACTTGTTCCCGCAGAAGCGGCTTATCCGGCGCGAAGCGGCGCGCCGTCTACCGGCGGGCACCAATATGCTGCGACATGGCGTGCAGCAAGTGTGGCAAACCCTGCGCGAGATGTGGCACACCTACCCCATGACGCTGCGTTATCTGGTGGCTTACCTGATCTATAACGACGGCATTCAGACAGTCATCGTCGTTTCGTCCACGTTTGCGGCTATTGAGTTGGGCATGGCCAGCGATTCGCTGCTGCTGCTGGTGCTGATGATTCAGTTTGTGGCCTTTGGCGGGGCGCTGCTGTTTGGTTGGCTGGCGACGCGCATCGGGGCCAAACGGTCCATTATGCTTAGCCTGTTCATCTGGTCGGGCATTGTTATTTACGCCTATGCCCTGGTTTACACGGAGACGCAGTTGTTTGTGGCCGGGGTGGTGATTGCCATTGTCCTGGGTGGGTCGCAGGCGCTTAGCCGTTCGCTCTTTTCGCAGATGATTCCGGCGGAGAAAGAAGCGCAATATTTTGGCTTTTATGAGATTAGCGAACGGGGTACATCGTGGATTGGGCCGCTGGCTTTTGCTGCGGCCGTGCAAATCACCGGTTCACAACGCATTGCCATTGTGCTGCTGATTGTCTTTTTTGTGGTGGGGCTGATTCTGCTCAGCGGCGTCAACGTGCGCAAGGCAATGTTGGATTCTGGTAATGACCCGGCGGGAGTGGTGTTGTAA